The proteins below are encoded in one region of Papio anubis isolate 15944 unplaced genomic scaffold, Panubis1.0 scaffold220, whole genome shotgun sequence:
- the LOC101006127 gene encoding LOW QUALITY PROTEIN: olfactory receptor 10J4-like (The sequence of the model RefSeq protein was modified relative to this genomic sequence to represent the inferred CDS: inserted 1 base in 1 codon; substituted 1 base at 1 genomic stop codon): protein MPRPNFMAVTEFTFEGFSIFEWHHRHIFFVVFLVLYLLTLASNAIILTVIRLNHQFHTPMYFFLSVLSISETCYTVAIIPQMLSSLLSPQQTISIPGYATQFFFYLTFGVNNCFLLMVMGYDHYVVICKPLRYSVIMGKKACIQLASGSWSIGLSTAIIQVSSVFSLPFCDANLISHFFCDIRPIMKFACADTTIKEFITLLISLCALVLPMVLILVSYVLIVTTXLKIVSAEGRRKSFATCASHLTVVIVHYDCTSFIYLKPKSQNSLXDRLISVTYTVITPLLNPVVYSLRNKEVKDALLRALGRKPLS from the exons ATGCCAAGGCCCAATTTCATGGCTGTGACCGAGTTTACATTTGagggtttctccatttttgaGTGGCATCACAGACACATCTTCTTTGTGGTCTTTTTGGTCTTGTACCTTTTGACCCTTGCCAGCAATGCTATCATCTTGACAGTTATCCGCCTTAACCATCAATTTCACACACCCATGTATTTCTTCCTGAGTGTGCTGTCTATTTCTGAGACCTGTTATACTGTGGCCATCATCCCCCAAATGCTGTCCAGTCTCCTCAGTCCTCAACAAACCATCTCCATCCCAGGCTATGCCACTCAGTTCTTTTTCTATCTCACTTTTGGTGTCAATAACTGCTTCCTGCTCATGGTCATGGGGTATGACCACTATGTGGTCATCTGTAAGCCCCTACGGTATTCGGTCATCATGGGCAAAAAGGCTTGTATACAACTGGCAAGTGGATCCTGGAGCATTGGCCTGAGCACAGCTATCATTCAGGTGTCTTCTGTGTTCAGCCTTCCCTTCTGTGATGCTAATCTCATCTCCCACTTCTTTTGTGATATCCGGCCCATAATGAAGTTCGCCTGTGCAGACACTACTATCAAGGAATTTATTACTTTGCTCATCAGTCTCTGTGCCCTTGTTCTGCCCATGGTCTTGATCTTAGTCTCCTATGTCCTAATTGTCACCA ATCTCAAGATTGTATCAGCTGAGGGCCGGAGAAAGTCCTTTGCTACTTGTGCCTCACACCTCACAGTGGTCATTGTCCACTATGACTGTACTTCTTTCATCTACTTAAAACCCAAATCCCAAAATTCCCTGTAGGACAGACTTATCTCTGTGACATACACTGTTATTACTCCTCTGCTGAACCCTGTTGTATACAGCCTGAGGAACAAAGAGGTCAAGGATGCCTTGCTCAGAGCTTTGGGCAGAAAGCCTCTCTCTTAG